A portion of the Actomonas aquatica genome contains these proteins:
- a CDS encoding histidine kinase dimerization/phosphoacceptor domain -containing protein — protein MSAPDEFAAFDTNPSLDALPHGFVRVDEASRIVDWNQRMEQWTRKARSEVEGRTLDEVFPEHPRILAVIGNVREWRQPQVLSQAFHHYFLPIALPPQHISGFQMMQQEVHLKPLRRPQGHVAITVFDVTAEVVGQAHARQLRVELESARTALAERVEELDASLREVRTLRSALDEHGQVIKFDCAGRVTFANDKVMAITGRRKEEVVGRPFSQVLGGFHDEAFFERVRDQLDAGQVWRGDIKFATAHGRPAWKNMTIVPFPGVDGTPEQFVAIGHDITEHVEAEEAVTASLAEKEILLKEVHHRVKNNMQIISSMLQLQSGYLEDPQFKAVFNNCRSRVLSMAMVHEKLYQSRSLASVDFGRHVEDLSRMLARSFSAEHQRVELKLEVESQMLDIDTAIPVGLMLNELVTNAVKYGRQADGNSLVRVEFRAVEDGELLLAVEDSGPGLPAGFDFAGAKSLGLKMINILARQVRARLHLRPGPGARMEIRFKAPKLKVSLPEGVGGAEAASGTEAVAERVA, from the coding sequence ATGAGTGCCCCCGACGAATTTGCCGCGTTTGATACCAACCCTTCGCTCGATGCGTTGCCGCATGGTTTTGTGCGGGTGGATGAGGCCAGTCGGATCGTCGATTGGAACCAACGCATGGAGCAGTGGACGCGTAAGGCGCGGTCCGAAGTGGAAGGTCGCACGCTCGATGAAGTGTTTCCGGAGCACCCGCGCATTCTCGCGGTGATCGGCAATGTGCGCGAGTGGCGCCAGCCGCAGGTGCTATCGCAGGCTTTCCATCATTACTTTCTGCCCATCGCGCTGCCGCCGCAGCACATCAGCGGTTTTCAAATGATGCAGCAGGAGGTGCACCTGAAGCCGCTGCGACGTCCGCAAGGGCACGTGGCGATCACGGTGTTTGACGTGACGGCGGAGGTGGTAGGCCAGGCGCACGCGCGACAACTGCGGGTGGAGCTGGAGTCGGCGCGCACGGCGTTGGCGGAGCGAGTGGAGGAACTCGATGCGTCGCTGCGCGAGGTGCGCACGCTGCGCTCCGCGCTCGATGAGCACGGGCAGGTGATCAAGTTCGATTGCGCGGGTCGGGTGACGTTTGCCAATGACAAGGTCATGGCCATCACGGGTCGCCGCAAAGAGGAGGTGGTCGGCCGTCCCTTCAGCCAGGTGTTGGGAGGGTTTCACGATGAGGCGTTTTTTGAGCGCGTGCGTGATCAGCTCGACGCGGGTCAGGTGTGGCGAGGCGACATCAAGTTTGCCACGGCGCACGGTCGACCGGCGTGGAAAAACATGACCATCGTGCCCTTCCCGGGCGTGGATGGCACGCCGGAGCAGTTTGTGGCGATCGGTCACGACATCACCGAGCATGTGGAGGCGGAGGAGGCGGTGACGGCATCGCTGGCCGAGAAGGAAATCCTGCTCAAGGAAGTGCACCACCGGGTGAAGAACAACATGCAGATCATCTCGAGCATGTTGCAGTTGCAGAGCGGTTATTTGGAGGACCCGCAGTTTAAGGCGGTCTTCAACAACTGCCGCAGCCGGGTGCTCTCGATGGCGATGGTGCACGAGAAACTTTACCAGAGTCGCAGCCTCGCCTCGGTCGACTTCGGGCGTCACGTCGAGGACCTGTCGAGGATGTTGGCGCGGTCCTTTAGTGCGGAGCACCAACGGGTGGAGCTGAAACTGGAGGTGGAGAGTCAGATGCTCGACATCGACACCGCCATCCCAGTGGGGCTGATGCTCAATGAACTGGTCACCAACGCGGTGAAGTATGGACGTCAGGCAGACGGGAACAGTCTGGTGCGCGTCGAGTTCCGGGCGGTGGAGGACGGCGAGTTGTTGCTGGCGGTGGAGGACAGTGGTCCCGGGCTGCCGGCAGGGTTTGATTTCGCCGGCGCCAAATCGCTTGGCTTGAAGATGATCAACATCCTCGCGCGCCAGGTGCGGGCGCGGCTGCACCTGCGACCCGGTCCGGGGGCGCGCATGGAGATCCGTTTCAAAGCGCCGAAGCTCAAGGTGTCGCTACCCGAAGGAGTCGGCGGTGCGGAGGCTGCGTCCGGCACCGAGGCGGTTGCGGAACGCGTGGCCTGA
- a CDS encoding hybrid sensor histidine kinase/response regulator, with translation MPRTFESAKIPALRMSDSPSTLTNASWPDSPALLYERDATGRLLRVGGACERFLGCAPANAIGRNLEDWFRASAASLAHWEDLVTNSSRGESDLPVELELIAENAMPLWVEIRETPGQSDDTWSGVIIDITMRRLRETQIVEAQRLENLGLLAAGIAHDLNNILSPILIAGSLLEPLAQEESHRRLIQVLQGSAERGARIVRQILQFAQAHDESRGPVEIRLILRELMLVVEETFPRTINLVCNCPPGLPAVQADPSQLHQLLLNLAINARDAMPEGGNLTFSVETFLLQEPPPHTPVAVNRAQWLRITIADTGIGMTPAQLEQMWTPFFTTKPSDRGTGLGLSTVRSLITAHGGFIEVESQPGAGTRFHVNLPTLPQAKPPAESPSPPPTSAPPGTRVLVVDDEASVRDVIRETLGSRGYEVLLAADGVEALSIINFNPRHISLVITDIHMPHMTGDILVNVLRRIAPDLPVLAISGHPNAHERWQGPRQAQPTSSLAKPFSGKVLLSTVNALVQKRHAKTPPEAPPPA, from the coding sequence TTGCCCCGCACCTTCGAATCGGCGAAGATCCCGGCCCTGCGTATGAGTGACTCCCCCTCCACGCTGACCAACGCATCCTGGCCCGACAGCCCCGCCCTACTCTACGAGCGCGACGCCACGGGACGGCTGCTCCGAGTGGGCGGCGCGTGTGAGCGCTTCCTGGGTTGTGCCCCGGCAAACGCCATCGGCCGGAACTTGGAGGACTGGTTCCGCGCCAGTGCCGCCAGCCTCGCCCACTGGGAGGACCTCGTTACGAATTCCAGCCGTGGCGAGTCTGACCTACCCGTCGAGCTGGAGCTGATTGCCGAAAATGCCATGCCCCTCTGGGTTGAGATTCGCGAGACCCCCGGCCAGAGCGACGACACCTGGTCGGGCGTGATCATCGACATCACCATGCGTCGCCTGCGCGAAACCCAGATCGTGGAGGCCCAACGCTTGGAAAACCTCGGCCTGCTCGCCGCCGGCATCGCCCACGATCTCAACAACATTCTCTCGCCCATCCTCATCGCCGGCTCCCTCCTTGAGCCTCTGGCCCAGGAGGAATCCCACCGCCGTCTCATCCAGGTGCTCCAAGGCTCGGCCGAACGCGGCGCACGCATCGTGCGCCAGATTTTGCAGTTCGCTCAGGCGCACGACGAGAGCCGCGGTCCGGTCGAAATCCGCCTCATCCTCCGCGAGCTCATGTTGGTCGTGGAGGAAACCTTCCCCCGCACGATCAATCTCGTGTGCAACTGCCCGCCGGGACTGCCCGCCGTGCAGGCCGACCCCAGCCAGCTGCACCAACTCCTGCTCAACCTCGCGATCAACGCCCGCGATGCGATGCCGGAAGGCGGCAACCTCACCTTTTCCGTCGAGACCTTCCTGCTCCAGGAGCCCCCGCCCCATACGCCCGTCGCCGTCAACCGCGCGCAATGGCTCCGTATCACCATTGCGGATACCGGGATCGGCATGACCCCCGCCCAACTGGAGCAGATGTGGACCCCGTTCTTCACCACCAAACCCAGCGATCGCGGCACCGGCCTCGGGCTCTCGACCGTGCGCAGCCTCATCACCGCACATGGCGGTTTCATCGAGGTGGAAAGCCAACCCGGGGCAGGCACCCGCTTCCACGTCAATCTGCCCACCCTGCCTCAGGCCAAGCCGCCGGCCGAATCCCCGTCCCCACCGCCGACCTCGGCTCCGCCCGGCACCCGCGTGCTGGTCGTCGACGACGAAGCCTCCGTGCGCGATGTTATCCGCGAGACGCTCGGGTCCCGTGGCTACGAGGTGCTGCTGGCGGCCGACGGCGTGGAGGCACTTTCCATCATCAACTTCAACCCCCGGCACATCTCCCTGGTCATCACCGATATTCACATGCCGCACATGACCGGAGACATCCTGGTCAACGTGCTGCGTCGCATCGCCCCCGACCTGCCGGTGCTGGCCATCAGTGGTCACCCCAACGCCCACGAACGGTGGCAAGGCCCCCGCCAAGCTCAGCCCACCAGCTCACTGGCCAAACCGTTTTCCGGCAAGGTGCTGCTCAGCACCGTGAACGCGTTGGTGCAAAAACGCCACGCGAAGACTCCGCCCGAAGCGCCGCCCCCCGCCTAA
- a CDS encoding chemotaxis protein CheC — translation MSGELKTDEVVLDALRELVNIGMGRAAASISEITARPIGVDVPVVEVLESFAGQHLPDLDQKVAVRVTMPFVGDIRGHGLLVLSEGGAGRLVELLMGHRRLGNVFDEDEQSALLEVGNITLNCVIGLLLNELHGEVEYQIPQLHLRGFDETVDLISDLQNGDVGGMLIRAGLRVESEGICGYLMMLMQEGDLETLLTQVSRIAA, via the coding sequence ATGAGTGGCGAACTCAAAACCGACGAGGTGGTCCTGGATGCCCTGCGCGAGCTGGTGAACATCGGCATGGGGCGGGCGGCGGCCTCGATTTCCGAGATCACGGCGCGGCCGATCGGGGTCGATGTGCCGGTGGTGGAGGTGCTCGAGTCGTTTGCCGGGCAACACCTGCCGGACTTGGACCAGAAGGTGGCGGTGCGCGTGACGATGCCGTTTGTCGGCGACATTCGCGGCCATGGTTTGCTGGTGCTGAGCGAAGGCGGCGCGGGGCGTTTGGTGGAACTGCTGATGGGCCACCGTCGGCTCGGGAATGTCTTCGATGAGGACGAACAGTCGGCGCTCTTGGAAGTCGGCAACATCACGCTCAACTGCGTCATCGGTCTGTTGCTCAACGAACTGCACGGTGAGGTGGAATATCAGATTCCGCAGCTGCACCTGCGCGGGTTCGACGAGACGGTGGATCTCATCTCTGATCTGCAAAATGGCGACGTGGGGGGCATGTTGATTCGCGCCGGTCTGCGGGTGGAGTCCGAAGGAATCTGTGGTTACCTCATGATGCTGATGCAGGAGGGGGATCTTGAAACCTTGCTGACCCAGGTCAGCCGTATCGCTGCCTGA
- a CDS encoding response regulator has protein sequence MQPTQTLKIAIVDDSMFMRRMVRSAVKECFPAAELLEYGDGQAAIEQLPAESPDLILLDLLMPRLNGQDTLAQLRALGVKSPIIVVTADVQQSVRDRVRELGAQGFIQKPITYEKLKTVLGEVMSS, from the coding sequence ATGCAGCCTACCCAAACCCTCAAGATAGCCATTGTTGATGATTCCATGTTCATGCGCCGCATGGTGCGATCGGCGGTGAAGGAGTGTTTTCCCGCGGCTGAGTTGCTGGAGTATGGCGATGGCCAGGCGGCGATTGAGCAGCTGCCGGCAGAGTCGCCGGACCTGATCCTGTTGGATTTGCTGATGCCGCGGCTCAATGGGCAAGACACGCTGGCGCAGCTGCGGGCGCTGGGCGTGAAGTCGCCGATCATTGTCGTCACGGCCGATGTGCAGCAAAGCGTGCGCGACCGGGTGCGAGAGCTAGGGGCGCAGGGCTTCATTCAAAAACCCATCACCTACGAAAAGCTGAAGACGGTGCTCGGGGAGGTCATGTCTTCATGA
- a CDS encoding DNA gyrase/topoisomerase IV subunit A: protein MPKRKSPKDEQPELELAAQAAADADAAETPEAPAEAAGGEGDGPPPQAPLAGAYRNWFLDYASYVILDRAVPHINDGLKPVQRRILHTLWDKDDGRFHKVANIVGATMAFHPHGDASIEAALVNIAQRGYLIEPQGNFGNTLTGDGAAAARYIEARLTPFAREVIFNPKTTVWQQSYDGRAKEPVTLPAKFPLVLLEGAEGIAVGLSTKILPHNFNDLCRASINYLQGKTFRIRPDFPTGGTADFSDYNDGARGGRVKVRATIESQSKYVLAVTELAYGTSTTSLIESILSANAKGKIKIKHVDDNTADKVEILIHLPQGADPKQVKQQLYAFTDCQVSISPAACVIENVDGRDRPAFLGVSEILKRSTDQTVGLLKQELEIKLGELEQQWHWDSLERIFIEERIYRRIEKSTTWESVLEEIRLGLEPFLDRLQREVTDDDITRLTEIRIKRISAYNRFKADEKIKQIEADIKEVKHHLAHLVDYAIAWFESLQEKYGKGRKRRTSFDEIAQINVKKVIAANQRLYVDREGGFVGLNWRQHEFVTECRPIDQVMCIMADGTLKMTKVTDKVFMGRNILHVSLFDKAGPPEYFTLLYQDKKSKRCFAKRFTVGGLTRDKLYSLVASEGSQVVYFDVTKNESAMPTKLRIQLSGRCKARVKDFEIDLSGQTVSTRSAKGVTVTKYPVRKVTRVLGAGESE, encoded by the coding sequence ATGCCCAAACGCAAGTCGCCCAAGGACGAACAACCCGAACTCGAACTCGCCGCGCAGGCTGCCGCAGACGCGGATGCCGCGGAGACGCCGGAAGCTCCGGCCGAGGCCGCTGGCGGGGAGGGGGATGGGCCGCCGCCGCAGGCACCGCTCGCCGGCGCCTACCGCAACTGGTTCCTCGATTACGCCAGCTACGTGATCCTCGATCGCGCCGTCCCGCACATCAACGACGGTCTCAAACCGGTGCAGCGTCGCATCCTGCACACGCTCTGGGACAAGGATGACGGTCGTTTCCACAAGGTCGCCAACATCGTCGGCGCGACCATGGCGTTTCACCCGCACGGCGACGCCTCCATTGAGGCGGCCCTCGTCAACATCGCCCAACGTGGTTACTTGATCGAACCGCAGGGCAACTTCGGCAATACCCTCACCGGCGACGGCGCGGCGGCCGCCCGTTACATCGAAGCGCGGCTCACGCCCTTTGCCCGCGAAGTGATTTTCAATCCCAAGACCACGGTTTGGCAGCAGAGCTACGATGGCCGCGCCAAGGAGCCGGTCACGCTGCCGGCGAAGTTTCCGCTGGTGCTGCTGGAGGGCGCCGAGGGCATCGCGGTGGGTCTCTCCACCAAGATCCTGCCGCACAACTTCAACGATCTCTGCCGCGCCTCGATCAATTACCTGCAGGGGAAAACCTTTCGCATTCGCCCCGATTTCCCGACCGGTGGCACGGCGGATTTTTCCGACTACAACGACGGGGCGCGCGGCGGCCGCGTGAAGGTGCGCGCCACCATCGAGTCGCAGAGCAAATACGTGCTCGCGGTCACTGAACTGGCCTATGGCACCTCCACGACCTCGCTCATCGAGTCGATCCTCTCGGCCAACGCCAAGGGCAAGATCAAGATCAAGCACGTCGACGACAACACCGCCGACAAGGTCGAGATCCTCATTCATCTGCCGCAGGGCGCGGACCCGAAGCAGGTCAAGCAGCAGCTCTACGCCTTCACCGATTGTCAGGTTTCAATCTCCCCGGCCGCCTGCGTGATTGAGAACGTCGACGGGCGCGACCGGCCCGCCTTTCTCGGCGTGTCGGAGATTCTCAAACGCTCAACCGACCAGACCGTCGGCCTGCTCAAGCAGGAGTTGGAAATCAAACTCGGCGAACTCGAGCAGCAGTGGCACTGGGACTCGCTGGAGCGCATCTTCATCGAGGAGCGCATTTACCGCCGTATCGAAAAATCCACGACGTGGGAAAGCGTGCTGGAAGAGATCCGCCTCGGTCTCGAGCCGTTCCTCGATCGCCTGCAACGGGAAGTCACCGACGACGACATCACCCGCCTGACCGAAATCCGGATCAAGCGCATCTCCGCCTACAATCGCTTCAAGGCCGACGAGAAGATCAAGCAGATCGAAGCCGACATCAAAGAGGTGAAGCATCACCTCGCGCACCTCGTCGACTACGCCATCGCCTGGTTTGAGTCGCTGCAGGAAAAATACGGCAAGGGGCGGAAGCGCCGCACCTCTTTCGACGAGATCGCGCAGATCAACGTGAAGAAGGTCATCGCCGCCAACCAGCGTCTCTACGTCGACCGCGAGGGTGGCTTCGTCGGGCTCAATTGGCGCCAGCACGAGTTTGTGACCGAGTGCCGCCCGATCGATCAGGTCATGTGCATCATGGCCGACGGCACGCTCAAGATGACCAAAGTGACCGACAAGGTCTTCATGGGCCGCAACATCCTGCACGTGTCGCTCTTCGACAAAGCCGGACCGCCCGAATACTTCACCCTGCTTTACCAGGACAAGAAGTCGAAGCGCTGCTTTGCCAAACGCTTCACGGTCGGGGGCCTCACCCGCGACAAGCTTTACTCCCTCGTCGCCAGCGAAGGCTCCCAAGTGGTGTATTTCGACGTCACCAAAAACGAGTCGGCCATGCCTACGAAGCTGCGCATCCAGCTCAGCGGGCGTTGCAAGGCGCGGGTGAAGGACTTCGAAATCGACCTTTCCGGTCAGACGGTGAGCACCCGTTCGGCCAAAGGCGTGACGGTCACCAAATATCCGGTGCGCAAGGTCACGCGCGTGCTTGGGGCCGGTGAGAGCGAATAG
- a CDS encoding sensor histidine kinase, with protein MSLRLLLQRLFCVVGLLLLGAGGSMAQSETAPAVALEERGFPAARKYLPSEYDGHNQIWDAGRTSDGLLYFGAHGEVLEFDGINWRKIPVPGAAFVRGLAIDAQDRIWVGGVNEFGEIRPGPDGRLRFHSLRDQLPADLTQIGDIRTIHALPEGVYFQSDQYLLRWDGRSLLRWDMHEKFICLAVPFGDRLILCRTEGWQMPTPDGGWETVPWQPDPEEETLISDLVPDGRGGWWGAATRHGVLRTDLQSSRFVSSPVADYIRQSRLMALARLDDGRLLWGTLGRGLLVTDADLNPLLLLDESNVLPSSTVINIRVMPANIVWVCTENGLSRLDFSPGITRYGRASGVGANGVESVARINGETVLATNQGPLVLRPGEGLVDNPQLQPWVTVEDNLNLLFPLDDGVILGGLQRIWWVQGDQIEAIRSPSNIRNLLVHSRFPDRLFGLHLTGLFIWRRDGDSWEQDHPVPEPRGEFGGLAEDPSGDLWIGSNNDGLWRLPYSQIERPSDPTAPLPDPTPIHYNEHNGLPTYRDRTTVRRIDGTPLFMTGEGFFRHDAATDQFVPEPRYGARFVDGRSVAYYICPSPRGGVWVEARPREESRSARNEAHQIGRSRDGVFTPIPLPDLSEIGALDSLSAELVDGEEILWICGRNGLLRVNVDKLSPSPSTPLTAGHTLLHSVVTTNGKQLADHRFNGRLRIAPDDNSLRFHFGTPALAGEEDRLHTSSLIGFVGGVEEVNNSGERTFTNLPPGTYTFEARGRTADHRWSEPTRFEFDVLAPWWLTPTAKTLYVLAAALAVYLIVRWRTRRLVHQRAALEVIVAERTAELANKAQALERLHRLEHDETLAARLAAETARLELLRYQLNPHFLFNSLNSIRALVHSAPESASEMVTKLAEFCRRTLNRGSDEMVSVDDEVEMARNYLEIEEVRWQDGLQVQLDIDPAASACLLPQNLLLPLLENAIKYGGRTSEALLEVALRIRRTDTELHCEVSNTGHWVEPSENPFSDSTRIGLQNLRQRLARHYGDVATVTHHEADGHVIITVTLPCHPTP; from the coding sequence ATGTCCCTTCGCCTCCTCCTCCAACGCCTCTTCTGCGTGGTCGGTCTGCTCCTACTCGGCGCCGGCGGGAGCATGGCCCAATCAGAGACGGCTCCCGCCGTCGCGCTGGAGGAACGCGGCTTCCCCGCCGCCCGCAAGTATTTGCCATCTGAATACGACGGTCACAACCAGATCTGGGACGCCGGCCGCACCTCCGATGGCTTGCTCTATTTTGGCGCGCACGGCGAGGTGCTCGAGTTCGACGGGATCAACTGGCGCAAAATCCCCGTGCCCGGCGCCGCCTTTGTGCGCGGACTCGCCATCGATGCGCAGGACCGCATCTGGGTCGGCGGCGTCAACGAGTTTGGCGAGATTCGCCCCGGCCCCGACGGACGCCTGCGCTTTCACTCCCTGCGCGATCAACTGCCGGCCGACCTCACCCAAATCGGCGATATCCGCACCATCCACGCCCTGCCCGAAGGCGTCTATTTTCAGTCCGACCAATACCTGCTGCGTTGGGACGGACGGTCCCTGCTGCGCTGGGACATGCACGAGAAATTCATCTGCCTCGCCGTGCCCTTCGGGGATCGGCTCATCCTCTGCCGCACGGAGGGGTGGCAGATGCCCACCCCCGACGGCGGTTGGGAAACCGTGCCGTGGCAGCCCGACCCGGAAGAGGAGACCCTCATCTCCGATCTCGTGCCCGACGGGCGCGGCGGTTGGTGGGGCGCCGCCACCCGCCACGGGGTGTTGCGCACCGATCTGCAGAGCTCCCGCTTCGTTTCGTCTCCCGTCGCCGACTACATCCGCCAGTCCCGCCTCATGGCGCTCGCTCGCCTCGATGATGGCCGACTGCTCTGGGGCACCCTCGGCCGCGGCCTGCTCGTCACCGACGCCGACCTCAATCCGCTCCTCCTCCTCGACGAATCCAACGTCCTGCCCAGCAGCACCGTCATCAACATCCGCGTCATGCCCGCCAATATTGTCTGGGTGTGCACCGAAAACGGCCTCTCCCGACTCGATTTTTCCCCGGGCATCACCCGCTACGGTCGCGCCAGTGGAGTCGGCGCCAACGGCGTGGAGAGCGTTGCCCGCATCAATGGCGAAACCGTGCTCGCCACCAACCAGGGCCCCCTCGTGCTGCGCCCCGGCGAGGGCCTCGTCGACAACCCGCAACTGCAGCCGTGGGTCACGGTGGAGGACAACCTCAACCTCCTCTTCCCGCTGGACGACGGCGTGATCCTCGGCGGCCTCCAACGCATCTGGTGGGTGCAGGGCGACCAGATCGAAGCCATCCGCAGCCCGAGCAACATCCGCAACCTGCTCGTTCACTCCCGCTTTCCCGACCGCCTCTTTGGTCTGCATCTCACCGGCCTCTTCATCTGGCGCCGCGACGGCGATTCCTGGGAACAGGACCATCCCGTGCCCGAGCCGCGCGGGGAGTTTGGCGGCTTGGCCGAAGACCCCTCCGGCGACCTCTGGATCGGCTCCAACAACGACGGCCTGTGGCGCCTGCCCTACAGCCAGATCGAACGCCCCAGCGATCCCACCGCCCCGCTGCCCGACCCCACGCCGATCCACTACAACGAGCACAACGGCCTCCCCACCTACCGCGACCGCACCACCGTGCGACGCATCGACGGCACGCCCCTGTTCATGACCGGCGAAGGGTTTTTCCGGCACGACGCCGCCACCGATCAGTTCGTGCCGGAGCCTCGCTACGGCGCCCGCTTTGTCGACGGCCGCTCCGTCGCCTACTACATCTGCCCCTCCCCCCGCGGCGGCGTCTGGGTGGAGGCACGCCCCCGCGAGGAGTCACGCTCAGCTCGCAACGAAGCCCACCAGATCGGCCGCTCCCGCGACGGCGTATTCACGCCCATTCCCTTGCCCGACCTCAGCGAAATCGGCGCCCTCGATTCGCTCTCCGCCGAACTCGTCGACGGCGAAGAGATCCTCTGGATCTGCGGCCGCAACGGCCTGCTGCGCGTCAACGTCGACAAATTGTCCCCCTCCCCGTCAACACCCCTCACCGCCGGCCACACCCTGCTCCACAGCGTCGTCACCACCAACGGCAAACAACTCGCCGATCACCGCTTCAACGGCCGCCTGCGCATCGCGCCCGACGACAATTCCCTGCGCTTCCACTTCGGCACCCCCGCCCTCGCCGGCGAGGAGGACCGCCTGCACACCTCCAGCCTGATCGGCTTCGTCGGCGGCGTTGAAGAGGTCAACAACTCCGGCGAACGCACCTTCACCAACCTCCCGCCCGGCACCTACACCTTTGAGGCGCGCGGCCGCACCGCCGACCACCGCTGGAGCGAGCCCACCCGCTTCGAGTTTGACGTGCTCGCCCCATGGTGGCTCACCCCCACCGCCAAGACGCTCTACGTCCTCGCCGCCGCCCTCGCCGTCTACCTCATCGTGCGCTGGCGCACCCGCCGCCTCGTCCACCAACGCGCCGCCCTCGAAGTCATCGTCGCCGAGCGCACCGCCGAGCTCGCCAACAAAGCCCAGGCCCTCGAACGCCTCCACCGCCTCGAACACGACGAAACCCTCGCCGCCCGCCTCGCCGCCGAGACCGCCCGCCTCGAACTGCTGCGCTACCAGCTCAACCCCCACTTCCTCTTCAACTCCCTCAACTCCATCCGCGCCCTCGTGCACAGCGCCCCCGAGTCGGCCAGCGAGATGGTGACCAAACTCGCCGAGTTTTGCCGCCGCACGCTCAACCGTGGCAGCGACGAGATGGTGAGCGTCGACGACGAGGTCGAGATGGCGCGCAACTACCTCGAGATCGAAGAGGTCCGCTGGCAGGACGGCCTGCAGGTGCAACTCGACATCGACCCGGCCGCCTCCGCCTGCCTGCTACCCCAAAACCTCCTCCTCCCATTGCTGGAAAACGCCATCAAATACGGCGGCCGCACCTCCGAAGCGCTGCTCGAAGTCGCCCTGCGTATTCGTAGAACCGATACCGAGCTGCACTGCGAGGTCTCCAACACCGGTCATTGGGTCGAGCCCAGCGAGAACCCCTTCAGCGACTCCACCCGCATCGGCCTGCAAAACCTGCGCCAACGTCTCGCCCGCCACTACGGCGACGTCGCCACCGTCACGCACCACGAAGCCGACGGTCACGTCATCATCACCGTCACCCTGCCCTGCCACCCCACCCCCTGA